One Hemitrygon akajei chromosome 14, sHemAka1.3, whole genome shotgun sequence genomic window, AGTATTCGGGGTTTCGTGCCTCTTTTGCAAGAATCGTGCGGCGAAATATGGCGGAGACTGAAGAAGGCtttgggctgccagcaacaacACACGGCGAGCCCGAGCCCAAGGAACATTCTTCTGAAAATAAGCAGGACAGTCTGCTCGGCGCGGCCAGCAAACCTCACTCCCCACAACAAGCAACATATAGTCAACAGGTTGGTCTCAGACACCCTTACGCTAACAAAACCATTATGCCGTGCAACATAATAAGTGTGCGTTATTGCTTAACATGGTTAACAACTAGGTGTTACATGTAAATGTCTGTAAATGCATCTGACACCTTTCTTAGTGCTAGTATACACAGCGCTTGATTGGTTGTTACATGCTGTTGGGCCATCGCTTAGAATATCTCTGATTTCAAATTGAGGGGATCATTGAGGGGAAACGATTGCATTGATTAGTTATATGACACTTATTGTGTTGATATTGCAATTCTAATTATGCGTATTTATTAATTATAATTTCAACTTTTTCCACTTCTAGGGTATGGAGGGAATTAAAGTTTATTTACACGAGCGAGAATTATGGTTAAAATTTCACGAAGTCGGGACAGAAATGATCATTACTAAAGCGGGAAGGTAAAGGAAAACAAATTTACCCAAATGAAATGCTACAATAATTACAGTTGCTACTTAAATTCGTCATCATCTTCACAGTTTGGCTCTTACTTACATGCAGTTATGAATATGTATTTGATCAACCAAAGTTCCTGGTGACAGAACTTTCCCTGTTCTACAAAATCTGTTCGTCCCAAAGGGAAACTCTTAAGTGGCTCTAAAGAGGCCAATATAATAAATAATATAGATAATAACTAATAATATAGATAATAACTTCAATGCTCATCGTTAAACGCACTCAGATTAATCAATTTTTCATAAAGAATATTTCAAGTGACTTTTGATAGTAAAACCAATCAATCTTGAAGTAACGAGAAAAATATATTTTATGAAATATGTATCTTCCACGAATGCACACATTTTAACTTAATTTAATTATCGGTCTTCTTGTAAGAACTATAGTAAAATGTTAGATCACTTATAAACTGACGCGATAAGCTACTTTAAATGCTAGAATTAATAAATTATACTAATTACATGAACTCATCTGCTGCCCGCTACATTCGCTTTTAATTAATTTAAAGTTCGGCCAGCTTACTTTCCCACATCTATTTGATATTATATTTGAGTAAGATGCTAAATAATTTGGGGGATTGAGTCAGAAACGCAGGACGTTCAATTTAAGATCCCTTAAAAGACCCGAGCCGCACAGTGCTTGCTTTCCCATTCTGCCTTCACAACATTTCTTTTTGCATGCAGACGTGTTCCCTCGTGGGCTTTCAATTTCATCCCACTTGCGCCGAACAAGTGATGAATATTTATAAAGATCTGCATATATTCAAGCTGTTATTCGATAATTTGGCGAGACAATACATACAGTTTTTCCATTTAAAAAGCTTTTTGCCTAAACCCCCTACCCCCACCCCCGTGCGACTTCTTAATGGCTGAAAAAGCTTCGGATTATTTCCCGAAATATATTATAAACACGTTTCGCGTTCACAAACAGCTATTTTGATACAAAGAGATGAAATATTATGCAGGTTACAAATTAGGCCATGATCGAAGCCATATTGCCTATATTACTTATTGCATTAACGCTGCCTTTCTAACCTCGGCTGTCTTAATACCTGTTTACTATGCACATGAATTACAGATCATGTTTGCTCAAGTTGCAAAATCAGCATTCCCTTTATTTTGTACAAAATGAAGCTATGCATCAGTATAGCTATGCATcctgaaaaagaatttcaggacgtatattgtatacatttctctgacattagatgTACCTTTTGAGTAAATATTGGGCAAGACCTCCAGCGACATATATCATCAATGAAAGTGGTTACTATTTTCTGTAGTAAATTTTTGCCAATTTATCACTCCTCCACGCTTCTCGTTTTACTTCAGGCGCATGTTTCCTAGTTACAAAGTGAAGGTGACCGGGTTAAATCCGAAGACAAAATACATCCTTCTAATGGATATCGTGCCGGCGGATGATCACCGTTACAAATTCGCTGATAATAAATGGCAAGTGCTACGTACTGTTCGGTTATCCGGTTCACTAGTAAGGGAAGCCGTATGCTAGTTGGTATGAACAGATTAGGATTGGCGCGGTAATGGAGGTGAGAAGGATTAGCCTTTCAAAAACGTGACATGCTGTTACACGGGTCGGAAGTGGCACGGACATGGTCTGCAAAGGAGGCCGTGTGAGGGCAAATGAACGCCTGCTAAATGGCTCGTAAGATTTAATTCAGACAAGCACCGGGGGTTTAAAATCAGGCATTTGGATCGTTTCACTTGCTAGCAGCGATTCTGCAATGTAAATTCGGGGTTTGGTTTCAACATGTATAACATATTCACTGAGAGCAACACCTGTTTTATCGTTGTCAATGCGCTTTGTGTGCTCTACGTCTAGACTGGACTGATGTAGGAGTTTAGCTCCAATGAATCTGAACATTTTCCATGCTTTGTTTTCTCAAGGTCTGTGACGGGGAAGGCAGAGCCCGCAATGCCGGGCAGGCTCTACGTTCATCCAGATTCACCTGCTACTGGGGCTCATTGGATGAGACAGTTGGTCTCCTTCCAAAAGCTGAAACTTACCAATAACCACCTGGACCCCTTCGGACACGTAAGTGCGCTGAGCTCATTTTATTTGAAGTCTCTTTCTTTCCACTAAGTAGCTGAACTCTTAATTATCTTCAAAACTTGCCCAATCTTAATAGAAGTGCACACATCAACATTGCATTGGACGCTAACAAGGAAAGCTCAATCCTGCCAAGCTGCTTGCCGTTCACACCGAAGGGAAATGTGACGGATTTAACTGGCGTTGGTTTGCGAAGGATTAAGCAGAGAGTTGCAGGgtgatggaactgtatagaacatTTGGTGTAACATGAATAACTGTTGTTGGTTTTCTCATGTTGCTATACATCCTAGAAGTGGACATTAACAGGGTTACTATTTCAACTGCGGCATTGGGCCAAAtagtgtacgtgtgtgtgttttttttaaagcgACGCACCAGGAATGCCATGGATTGCAAACACGATTTGAGAATGGAACCTTTCACTTCACCTGAAATTAATGGTCCCGAACACATATTGCCTCATTCTGCTGTAGTGCATTATGGGACATGGGGAGGTCTCCCTTAACATAAACAATATGAGTATTATGAGAGAAGGCACACGCGTTCATTCCCCTGCTTTTGCCCATCCAGACTTTCGAATACAACTGATGTAACTATCATTTTATTATAAAGAGTGGTCCAAACTTATTCTCCGTAAGTTTCAGGGCTCTAATGAAATCCTTTTGATCTTCCTCCTATGCTATTTGTTGTAAAAATGAGCGCCGTTGCTTTATTGGATGAATTAAAcgtaattttaaaataaataatccCATCTCTGCTGTCCTGTATTATTTGCGAGGTTTGCCAAGAGATAAGAATTAACATTAGAAAATGGAGCTAAAAGCACAAACTGAAAACTCAAATGTTAACAGTTTTATTTAAGCTTCATAATATTCTTCTACCAGAATAGTAAGCCGGGGTTTCCAGACATTAAGCACTTCGTTGGTTAATGGTAGTCTTGGAAACTGCCGGGCAGTGGATGGGAGCCCGATGAAACCCATCTTCCCTACTGTGAAAAGGCGGCGATTGCAAAAATCTACCTAAACAAACGAATAGAAACGCAACAATGAAAACTACGTTTAACAAATTGCTGGATGTAACCAGTACTGGTAGCCTCTCAACTAAGCGGGACGTAATGAAATTAAAAATCATTAGATCTTTCACCAGTGATGTTTAGGGCTTACGAGACTGTCAAAGCAATTGAACTAAGCCTGGGGGATGAGAGGGACTCCAAGAAGGGATGATTTGGAGGGTATGCCATTGCGGGACAAGCAGCGTCTTTCTGTCGCCAGATTCGCTCGAAACCCTTCCCCCCGCCCCCTCCCCACCAACAATCTTGGCGATCTTGGAATAATTGCAGGAGTCCCTCGGAAAGTCATTTTCGTATTACCAGATGCTTGAAAAGTTTTAAATCACATTTTATAATCAAAGACAGCGTCTCCTTTTGAGGGGTTGGCTGTTCATGGAAGGGGTTTAGGAAATTGGGTGTTTTCCAAAACAGAATCACAGCCATTCTGAGCATTTATCCAGAATGCCAGCATTACCCAGCGTTATCTGGAACAAGTTGCCATTGGGGTGAGAGTTACTGTAGAAGTAGATGACGGAAAACCATGACGAGCTTTCCATTGGCTTTTAACTACAGAGGCGACAGCCCCCAccccccttttcctttcctcATCCCGCGCCTTTGACGTGCAGTTTCCTGTTACCGCAATTGCCCAAATTGACAAATTGCTTAATTTAGATCAATAATTTGGATCCAAATTTAACTGCGCTTATTTTCTTTCGTTAGATTATCCTAAATTCGATGCACAAGTACCAGCCCAGGCTCCATATCGTAAAGGCTGACGAGAATAACGGATTTGGCTCGAAAAACACCGCATTCTGTACCCATGTTTTCTCTGAAACTGCCTTTATCGCTGTGACGTCGTACCAAAACCATAAGGTGAGGATTTTGTGAGAACCTGATCCATTCTCCCACTCTCACCCCTGTAATCCGACTTTTCAATTTCCACTCACTGTTTGTAAAGAGAAGAGACATCTAGGCTCATGGTATAACTAGGCCGGAGTGGATTCAGTCCACAGCGCTGGACAGATCACAGTCTGGGGCACAGTGCAAACGGACGCGACGCCTTGTATCTATACTGTAAGAATTTTGTTCACAACCATTAAATGTTTAAATATTGCCCATTTACGTGATGTGATCTTTGCATAATTGGCCAGGGTCTATGAAAAAAATGACTAAAACTGAGGTGATGTGTTTGCAGAAACACCCCAGCCCTTCTTGGTTGTTTTACTAGATGCAAATTAATTGCATAATTATATATCGAATAATTTCTACTTTTGTTTCAGACGTTTAGCATTTGCGATTAACGTCCTTTAAAAATTTCTGTTAGGATTTTTTTTGTGAGCATTATACGCGGATACTTCAATAACTCGCCACCTATGAAAAGTTTAGACTAATTTTTAATTTCCGCCTTTAGTGAAATAACGCCATTTGGGGAATTAGTTGAGGATTAAAGTTTCAGAGATCAACAATCACTCTGGCGGATGTCATTGAAAGATCTGAAGAGGGAGAGCAAGATATTTTTATAGCTCCATTCAATTGCGTTACCCGCCCGTTTAAACAATTGACGGGCAAACATGTTCTGCCGCAGCACTCATTCCAGGAAAAGGTCGAAGCTTGGGGTAGGAATCCATTTAACTTTCCAACCGCAATCAAAGTAAAAACCTCACCTGCAGTTCACCAATTGCAAAACGGAACTGACATTTATCATGCTTAATGAAAAAAGTTTGCGTTTCCTTGAAATGCCTCCAAGTGCAAGTTTTGTAGTATTAGTTTTTGGTTTTACCTTAAAGAGACCAATATTCTTCATTGGATTGTAAAATATCTCAGGGAAACGTGATTTTAAAACAAAAGAGACTTTGTTTAAATTGAGGGTATGGATTCGAGGATTTTACTCGCTTCGTAGCAAGAAGATAATAATTGCAATTTAGGTGCCCAGAAGCCCACAATTTTAAATTCATTCAAAACGGGGTACAAGTTGCATCAGGTtgtaacaacaaaaaaaaacaggttaGGTTATTCGGCTGACAAAGAAATTATTTTTAACTGCCTACACTCTTGCTTAAGCGTTTAGTTCCTTAGCAGAACACATTTTTTTTACTTAGTTTGGCATGATTTTCCCACGACTGAGCACGCATCAGAAGAGTTACTTAAAATTGCACACAGTGCATTTGCTTCCTCAAAAATTCTCCTCAAAATTCCTCAAAAATGGATAACAAAATATTGTGAAAAGTATAAATAAAATTTAGCTTCTATGATGTGTCTTTAAAAGTAACTTTGGTTTTCCTGTAGAAATACCATTTAATCATCAATATGTCGGTAACAAGAATTTAAAGTTGAGATTAATCGTACGTTCAGCGAAAGTATCGCAAAACAAGCTATTAGAAATATTGAAAATAACGACGTGTTATGAAGAAATAACACGAAAACAAGAAAAGTACATGTACTGAGACATGAAATGCAGAGTTTTTGTTATAAGATGGATGCTTAAAATCAAATAGTGCAGCTGATTAATAAAAGGAAAGCTAGTTGTTTGGCTTGTATTACTGCAAATAATAACTGCATAAACTGAGCAGTGTATTTCAACCCTGGTATGTTGTGACTTCGTTGGGCTTTGCCTTGTGATTCCTTAATGCAATGACGCCCCTACTTCACTCCTCCGACTAACCTATTTAATCAAGTAGCAAATTCGGTGTTAGGCTGACGTGTATTACTTGCATGCTACTTGCAAGTCGTGGAGCCACTGACGGGACCCACGCGGGAAAATATTATCTAAAGCTAAATGCAACGAATGTTCGAAGGGGGGCATTTCAGAATTTCCAATACAATTTGCTTTGACGTCGACTTAAAGCAAGTTTTAATACTAACGTGTCCCTTTACAGCTTTGCCCAAAGTATTCTCTGCAAGTTATTTAGTTGTGTGAAACGCTGGCCCTACATTTTCCCAGCGGTGGAGATAATTATCGCGAGGTAACTGTCCTTAATCATTTGCGCCTTATCCATTTGCCATTGCAATACTGAAAGTCAAGTTCTATATATCTTCATTTTCAGTCGGACCTGGTTAATGGGATGCTGGCCAGGGCTACCGATACACCAGCAATACCTGGCACTGACCGGGTCCAGAGCCGGCCCTAGTCAAGTTAGCAGGCCGTAATGGTCACCCAGCTAAACCTCAAAAAAAGGTGAAGAGAGCAGCGAGAACTTGTGGCTTGGAATTCATGCGTTCTGAACTAATAGCAGATTATTATAACAAACTTTCCAAGAAGTTTCTGCCTCTTTTAACTTGGTTAACAATTGTTCGTCAAGGAAATCCAATTCAAAGGTTTTGAGATTCCCTTTCCAATTGCTGGTTTCTATGGCCATAGGATTACCAGGCGATACTGACACTTCCAAATCAATGTGAAAACTGGCCCACCTCGCAGACGGCCAAAACCGATTGTAAGCTGTGCATTGAGCCTTTAGTTTTACACAACTTAGTGATGGATTACACAAAGTTACACATGTTTGCGCCGAGGTCTGTTGAATACACTTCCTGCACGAGAATATCTGTTAAATGTTGGGAAAGTACCAGTAAAAACTCCTACCCTCCTTAAATGCGAAAAACGTTGCACAGTGCATTAAGGAAGTTTTAAAATTTCTAAACAAAACAAAGTTCAGATACGCATGTATAATTCTTGTCTCATATCAGCAGGCTTGTTAGCATTGTCATTATTTTCACAGGGGATGTTTAATTGGGGGCTCCATTTGAAACTACTTTATGTTGAAATGCTGTAAGAAACTCAACGTcattttaatttctaatttagaTTACCcaacttaaaatagaaaataacCCATTTGCAAAGGGATTTCGTGGAAGCGATGATATGGAGTTGCACCGAATGTCTCGGATGCAAAGGTAACTTGCGCGCACACTCTGGATTGCATGTAATGGACAAAATGCCAAAATATATGTTGTCCAGGATGCtatataaataaattattaaattTCACGCTTTTACTTTCAGTCAAACCCATTCCTGTTCAGTACCATGCCAGCTTTGTTCTACTGGGGATTCTTGGGTTGTTCACACGCAAACGCTTCCTCACTGTGCTGACCAAATCTTTTGCGAGGATATCCTTGTgaacagggaaaaaaaaacttgcacTTTCTTGGCGCCTAAGAACGCGCCAAAGTCCTTTCCAGCCTATAGAGCCTATTTAAAGTATAGCCGCAATTGTAGAGTAGGGCATAAAATATATTTGTTGCAAACCCGGCATTGTGGACAGACCACAATtaaggacattttaaaaaatattagaaTCTTCCTTAATTATTTTGTATTAATAGCCCAACTTTGTACACAGAGCTTGTACATCATAAGACTCATTTTTCAAAGTTGGTCACACTTGGCCTTTAGACAGCAATACATTGGGTCAGATTTTCCAAGTGCTGATTGATCCAAGATTCCTTTATTCAAAAATTGAAATCAGGCACCCGCCAACCCTGGCCAATGAACGCATGCCTTAAAATAACAGCTTGAAGTAAGCATTCGTTGAACATGATTAACCCATTGTTTGGGCCATAAACAAGAAAGCAAGATTTTCCTAAAGCAACGTTATGTACCATcaagaggccattcagctcattgtgcGCGTGGGAAAGATTCCTAGGGTGACATCTGTGCACTTTTTCACAGCCTTTATTAGAATTGACAGAGTAACGGGTAACAGAGGGGGAATCACAGAATAATATCAAAAACAGTTAGATTTTCAAAGCCTGCAAGAATGTTTTGAAATGGCACATGAAGTTTAACTCTTCGGGTCGCAGTCTCAACTATACGTATAGTTTTAACACATATTGTAACCTCAATTACAACAAAGATTGTGCTCCATGTAAGCGGGATAATATTGAGGTACAGAATATTATCCTAGTTTGAATGTTAATGCATCCACTTTTGTAATATGCTTACAGTAAAGAATACCCCGTGGTTCCCAGGAGCACGGTCAGGCAACGTGTGGGGTCCGCTGCCAATCAGTTCAGTGGGGAGGTACGAGTGTTGCCCGTGTCCAGCAACCTGAGCTCCCAGTACCAATGTGAGAACGGTGTTTCCAGTTCATCTCAAGAGCTGCTCCCTCCCAATCCATATTCACTCTCCCAGGAACAGAGTCCGCTCTATCATTGCAACAAAAGGAAAGGTAAGGAACAGCATTCTCCAACCCTTCTGTGTATTTTATTGTGCGCTCTCATAACGCTGTGAGCGTCCTGTCAGAATCATCTTCAAATGTTATAGTGAAAAGGTAGATAGTAGTAAATGCTAGAATTGGGAAGGAAATATTTTCTAGTTCCAATAATATTgctagcacaacactttgcagtATCCTATTTTCGAGGAATCAGCAGATGTAAAAAAATAAACTGACAAGTAGACGTCCACCTCAAGtgttcccactgagagatctgaacTGTCCCTTCTGTGGGTGGCTTCTCTAAATAACCTGTTATCTGTTCCGCTTGAGTGTCAAAAAATAAACAACTCTTGGGGCTACAGTGGCGAGATGGAATGCTGTGATATTAAACGAGCATGTGACCTTCCCAGTCTCAGCTCCACCTCACACAGTCTCGGCTTCTAAAGA contains:
- the tbx5a gene encoding T-box transcription factor TBX5-A isoform X1; protein product: MAETEEGFGLPATTHGEPEPKEHSSENKQDSLLGAASKPHSPQQATYSQQGMEGIKVYLHERELWLKFHEVGTEMIITKAGRRMFPSYKVKVTGLNPKTKYILLMDIVPADDHRYKFADNKWSVTGKAEPAMPGRLYVHPDSPATGAHWMRQLVSFQKLKLTNNHLDPFGHIILNSMHKYQPRLHIVKADENNGFGSKNTAFCTHVFSETAFIAVTSYQNHKITQLKIENNPFAKGFRGSDDMELHRMSRMQSKEYPVVPRSTVRQRVGSAANQFSGEVRVLPVSSNLSSQYQCENGVSSSSQELLPPNPYSLSQEQSPLYHCNKRKVEEDCNSTEHPFKKSYIESPPPEDDPFYRSSSYSQQQNLTPSYRTDSAQRQACMYAGSTPGTDPSSSLDDISCNTWATVPSYSSCTVTAMQPMDRIPYQHFSAHFTSSPLMPRISGVSNHTSPQIGDTHNMFQHQTSVSHQPIVRSCAPQAGIQSASNLQPGDYLYPHGMSRTLSPHQYHSVHGVGMVPEWTDNS
- the tbx5a gene encoding T-box transcription factor TBX5-A isoform X2, whose product is MAETEEGFGLPATTHGEPEPKEHSSENKQDSLLGAASKPHSPQQATYSQQGMEGIKVYLHERELWLKFHEVGTEMIITKAGRRMFPSYKVKVTGLNPKTKYILLMDIVPADDHRYKFADNKWSVTGKAEPAMPGRLYVHPDSPATGAHWMRQLVSFQKLKLTNNHLDPFGHIILNSMHKYQPRLHIVKADENNGFGSKNTAFCTHVFSETAFIAVTSYQNHKITQLKIENNPFAKGFRGSDDMELHRMSRMQSKEYPVVPRSTVRQRVGSAANQFSGEVRVLPVSSNLSSQYQCENGVSSSSQELLPPNPYSLSQEQSPLYHCNKRKGCPCI